The Plectropomus leopardus isolate mb unplaced genomic scaffold, YSFRI_Pleo_2.0 unplaced_scaffold15962, whole genome shotgun sequence genomic sequence tatgtgtgtgtgtgtgtgtgtgtgtgtgtgtgtgtgtgtgtgtgtgtgtgttacccaGGAACTGCTGTCTCTCCGCTCGTCTCTTCAGCGCGGCTCTCAGGAGGTCGGAGGTCACGTCGGGCAGCTCCGCCGCCTCTCTGTAGCTGTTGATGGCCTTCTGCAGCATGTCGTTGCTGCGCAGCTTCTCAGCCAGGTCGTCCTCCGTCTGTCGACACACGAGTTTGATGCAGTATTACCGTAGTAAAACTTCTCTGCACTGCAGTACTGTGGAGTATTACTGCGACAGTACCTGGGCTCTTCCGTAGCGAGCGCGGGGGCTCTGAGGATGCTGCTGCACCAGCGTCTCAAACGCTCTCAGCGCCTCCTCCAGCTTCCCCTGATGGAGCGAGGAAACGTCTTTACTGAAGcaattaatgcattaattatAGACAAACTGTTCAACTGTTTTATtgaagcaaaataaatattttaagtgtcATTCAGGCCCTCTGGAAAGCAGTACAAGATAAATGTACaggtttgtgtgtctttgcagtatggaggatgaaaaatgacatatcaataaataaatacagaaaataatcattgaaataagtaaatgaataaataaatacataatgcaGAGGTCAGAATACATGTAGTtgtagaaaaatgaaacaacaacataaaagatCTTTAATTATATCCAGTTTAATTATcaactttgatttatttccatatttacttcaaaatgcttaaaaagtttttagcccttactcatttatttctgtatttattcacacattttatttatttatgctaattttattaatgtaatcattttaatttttattcaagcatttttttaaattttagtatTAGTTAATTTATTAGTTAAGTtattcagaaatgtatttgtttacatatttattcatttattcctATATttgttcatacatttttttttaattcttgtatttttttcctgtttttattcatacatttgtttatttttgtattatttattccTACATTTATTTAGTCATA encodes the following:
- the LOC121964552 gene encoding aspartyl/asparaginyl beta-hydroxylase-like, with amino-acid sequence TTEKPAEEKPKEKAKKKKPKLLNKFDKTIKAEIDAAEKLRKKGKLEEALRAFETLVQQHPQSPRARYGRAQTEDDLAEKLRSNDMLQKAINSYREAAELPDVTSDLLRAALKRRAERQQFL